A genome region from Erigeron canadensis isolate Cc75 chromosome 3, C_canadensis_v1, whole genome shotgun sequence includes the following:
- the LOC122592839 gene encoding uracil phosphoribosyltransferase: MASSHTPFLGCSAHTHTPFTFSSPALSLSHLQNFSYSNRRASIMPMQATTEKKPVLDNRMLVFVPPHPLIKHWVSVLRNEQTPCPIFRNAMAELGRLLMYEASRDWLPTISGEIQSPLGVASVEFIDPREPVAVVPILRAGLALAEHASSILPATNTYHLGVSRDEETLQPTVYLNKLPKKFSEGTRVFIVDPMLATGGTIVTAIDLIKERGVENQHIKVVAAVACPPALQKLSEKYPGLHVYAGIIDPTLTDKGMIIPGLGDAGDRSFGT, from the exons ATGGCTTCTTCACACACACCTTTCCTTGGGTGCTCGGCCCACACTCACACTCCCTTCACATTTTCATCGCCGGCACTCTCGCTTTCCCATCTTCAAAAt TTTTCATACTCTAATAGACGTGCCAGCATCATGCCAATGCAAGCTACTACTGAAAAGAAACCTGTTCTGGATAACAGAATGCTG GTTTTTGTGCCACCCCATCCTTTAATCAAGCATTGGGTATCAGTGCTTAGAAATGAGCAAACACCATGCCCAATCTTCA GGAATGCCATGGCTGAATTGGGAAGACTGCTTATGTATGAAGCATCTAGAGACTGGCTG CCTACCATTTCAGGGGAGATTCAGTCCCCACTCGGGGTTGCATCGGTGGAATTTATTGATCCGCGAGAACCTGTGGCG GTTGTTCCCATTCTGAGAGCTGGTCTTGCTCTTGCAGAGCATGCGTCATCCATCTTACCGGCAACCAATACATACCACCTAG gtgTAAGCAGAGATGAAGAGACACTTCAACCAACGGTATATCTGAACAA GTTACCAAAGAAGTTTTCTGAAGGAACCCGAGTGTTCATTGTGGATCCTATGCTAGCAACTG GTGGCACAATAGTTACAGCCATTGACCTGATTAAAGAACGTGGGGTTGAAAACCAGCATATCAAAGTT GTAGCTGCTGTGGCTTGCCCTCCTGCCCTTCAAAAGCTGAGTGAGAAATATCCGGG GCTTCATGTATATGCTGGAATCATCGATCCAACTCTCACTGATAAAGG GATGATTATCCCTGGACTTGGAGATGCAGGAGACAGAAGCTTTGGTACATAA
- the LOC122592580 gene encoding PRA1 family protein A1-like has translation MDWGTVTTEDLIEALREVDWSSPPRPLNEFFSKFTFPRSSNKWNSRLKCNLYYYRTNYFLMVMFILGLGFLRRPLAIFAALSTALTIAFLNDSFAGTFSEKVTRAVRQFSPHLAAKMRPSLSHRPVLRGRPSSKRAIYICGRPRWAFVLVFSAVSFMLWFISCGLLTLLWAFTFGFLATVAHASFRTPNLKARLNTFREEFRAVWRSYSEL, from the exons ATGGATTGGGGAACGGTAACAACAGAAGATCTGATAGAAGCACTGAGAGAAGTAGATTGGTCCTCTCCCCCTCGCCCTCTCAACGAATTCTTTTCTAAATTCACCTTCCCTCGCTCTTCTAACAAATGGAACAGTCGCCTCAAGTGTAATCTCTATTA CTATCGGACAAACTACTTTCTCATGGTTATGTTCATTCTTG GATTGGGATTTCTTCGGAGGCCACTTGCTATTTTTGCTGCCCTGTCGACAGCTCTGACAATAGCTTTCTTGAATGATAG CTTTGCAGGCACGTTTAGTGAAAAAGTAACAAGAGCTGTGAGGCAGTTTTCACCGCATTTAGCCGCAAAAATGAGACCTTCTCTATC TCACAGGCCTGTTCTTCGTGGACGCCCTTCTTCTAAAAGGGCAATTTATATATGTGGAAGACCTCGGTGGGCATTTGTTTTGGTCTTCTCTGCTG TGAGTTTTATGCTTTGGTTTATTTCTTGTGGCCTCTTGACTCTGTTATGGGCATTTACCTTTGGTTTTCTTG CTACTGTCGCTCATGCAAGCTTTCGAACACCTAACCTGAAAGCACGTCTGAATACATTCCGTGAGGAATTTCGTGCAGTTTGGCGCAGTTACAGTGAACTGTAG